In Chelonoidis abingdonii isolate Lonesome George chromosome 15, CheloAbing_2.0, whole genome shotgun sequence, the following are encoded in one genomic region:
- the LOC116828257 gene encoding mannose-binding protein-like, producing MHLCQPFKALVLAMALMMASGVDINKHEENMNSCPVIQCCAPGTNGLPGRDGRDGKEGPKGEKGDQGEGLRGLQGFPGKAGPQGTKGDQGPQGEKGQKGESASEKSTLSDSAFDSLQRQVTALEKNIQTLQADISRHQKFFSFRWVKSVGKKTFMSTGTKDSFENGKSLCTKAGGGLACPHNHAENTALREILKDSEQAYLGMSDVQTEGKFLYLNGRPVTYTNWETGEPNNDENEDCVAMYDNEKWNDIDCSNSEMLIICEF from the exons ATGCATCTCTGTCAGCCTTTCAAAGCTCTGGTTCTGGCCATGGCGTTGATGATGGCATCAGGTGTAGATATAAATAAACATGAAGAGAACATGAATTCGTGCCCAGTCATTCAATGCTGTGCTCCTGGAACCAATGGTTTACCAGGCAGAGATGGAAGAGATGGGAAAGAGGGTCCCAAAGGAGAAAAGGGAGACCAAG GAGAAGGACTGAGGGGTTTGCAGGGTTTCCCTGGAAAGGCAGGACCTCAGGGAACAAAAGGAGATCAAGGACCACAGGGCGAAAAAGGACAAAAAGGAGAAAGTGCAAGTGAGAAGTCGACTCTCTCTGACTCAG CATTTGATTCTCTTCAAAGACAAGTAACTGCTTTGGAAAAGAACATCCAGACTCTTCAAGCTGACATTAGCAGACACCAAAAGT tttttTCTTTCCGGTGGGTCAAGAGTGTTGGTAAGAAAACATTTATGTCAACGGGCACAAAAgattcttttgaaaatggaaaatccCTGTGCACAAAAGCTGGAGGTGGACTCGCCTGTCCACACAATCATGCTGAGAACACAGCCTTGCGAGAAATATTGAAAGATTCAGAACAAGCATATTTAGGGATGTCTGATGTGCAAACTGAAGGCAAATTTCTGTATCTGAATGGAAGACCTGTAACTTACACAAATTGGGAAACGGGAGAACCAAACAATGACGAGAACGAAGACTGTGTTGCAATGTATGACAATGAAAAGTGGAATGACATAGATTGTTCAAATTCAGAAATGTTAATTATTTGtgaattttaa